The Apium graveolens cultivar Ventura chromosome 3, ASM990537v1, whole genome shotgun sequence sequence agcatacatgatatcaggtctactagcagttagacagagtagagagccaatcatacctttgtaatcagtaatttctactgatttaccagtatccttatctagttttgttgcagtggccatgggagtggatgcacttgaacaatcttgcattccaaattttttcagcaagtttctggtgtacttagtttgacaaataaaagtgccttcttcattctgcttgacttgaaggcccagaaaatagctaagttcccccatcatactcatctgataccttgactgcgtcagtttggcaaacttcttgcaaagtctatcatttgtagacccaaaaatgatatcatcaacataaatctggaccagaagtaagtcctttccatggttaaggtagaacaatgttttatctatagttcctctgttaaatccattttccaaacgaaactgagctaaagtctcataccatgctctgggagcttgcttaagtccataaagtgctttatcaagcctgtagacataatctggatgtttggaatctacaaagcctggaggttgttcaacatatacttcctcctccaattctccattgagaaaagcacttttcacatccatttgaaagacagtaaactttttgtgagcaacataagccaaaaatatccttatggcttctaacctagcaactggtgcaaatgtttcatcataatcaattccctcatgttgagaatatccttttgcaaccacccttgccttattccttgtaattatgccatcactgtcagttttgtttctgaatactcactttgtaccaacaacagatctattctttggtcttggcactagggtccacactcagttctgacacctgcatcaggatttccaattatcaaatcaggtatATGTGATTTAGTCTACTTCcatgcagatggaaggttttctctagaactggatgctcccccatgatccatgctgtctttattttcattttctgatgctccccctaaaactatgctctctgagttggattcttcagaatttagattttcagaactatcagaacttggcttatcagaacttgacggatcaaagtttgaagagccagatgtatgttctaatgtttcttgagatgtggtatgttcttgagtatgctccttctgcataggtgcatcttcctttggcgtagtcaccacagtttcaataacatcagagtttaatccatcagagtttacagtatcaggacttagactgtcaggattttcagtataagaatttgagtcttcattttcaaatctcagctgatcatgatcaataaaattttcaagaccagtaatctttttgtcatcaaaagagacatttatagattccatgaccactcttgttctcaaattatagactctgaaggcttttgtgaaaagtggatatccaaccaaaattccttcatcagcttttagatcaaatttggatagctgttcaggatgagtcttgagaacaaaacacttgcatccaaatacatgaaagtacttcagatttggcttctttttcttcaccatctcatatggtgtttttccttgcttgttaattagtgttgcattttgagtaaaacaagcagtctgcacagcttcagcccagaaataggttggaagctttgcttcttcaagcattgtacgtgcagcttcaatgagagttctattcttcctttcaataactccattttgctgtggagttccaggagcagaaaattcctatttaattccatggtttttgcagaactcttccattatcaaattcttgaactcagtgccattatcactccttatggttttcaccgaatttttgaccaatttatccagatgtttgacatgatcaatcaagatagatgcggTTTCACTTTgtgtatgcaagaaatacacccatgtgtatctggtgaactcatctactatgaccaacgcatatttcttctttgcaatagacatgacattcactggaccaaatagatcaacatgtagtagatgataaggctcaagaattgatgattcagtcttgctcttaaatgaagattttctttgtttggccttctgacaagaatcacaaaggccatcaggagcaaatactgattttggcagtcctctcacaagatctttcttgaccagctcatttatattattgaaatttaaatgagagagtttcttgtgccaattccagctttcttcaattgatgctctactcatcagacagattgcagaaccatcagtacttgttgaaagcttagcttcataaatgttaccacgcctgtatcctttcagaataactttgcctttagatttactcacaacttcacagtgttcttcaaagaaatcaacatgataacccctgtcacagatttgacttatactcagcagattgtgtttaagtcctgagaccagagctacttctttaatgatgacattcccaagattgatattgccatatcccaatgtttttccaatgttgccatctccataagaaacacttgggccaactttctccacaaagtctgatagcagggtcttatttccagtcatatatcctgaacatccactgtccataactagaatatttttcttgttgccctttgtttcagcagcttcagaactgctctcagcactttctttatcagcatttgccatcaaagcatagttctcctcactttcagagtctgaggtgtttgtccatcttttcttctttgtgacaagagccttgcctttgtcacccttcactttcttgcaatcaggagatatgtggcctttctcaccacagttatagcatttgacattggtataatctcctctatcagactttcctcctctgccctcagatcttctgaaattcttcttatcagaacttgtgcctttcctggaaaatttctttccattcctgaacttcctgtatgcaatctttgtgatccctttcaccataagagcacacagcttcatcatctcctcatcagcatcagtctcaggcaagctttcagaatctgagtcatcatcactttcagaacttgatgactcagtatcagactttgtgaaaagagctttacctttgtctttccttgaggtagctaccttgggggattcttcttcagccttaagagcaactgcccttgactttcctcatttcctcttacttctttgttctatctcaagttcatgagtcttgagcattccataaatttcatcaagagttgtttcatcaagattgtagttgtctcttattgttgttgccttcaaatcccagcattcaggaagagctaacaggaatttaaggtttgaatcttcaagatcatactccttatcaaccaatgacaaatcattcaagagtttgaaaaatctatcatataaatcagtcaatgactcattagcttttgagtcaaagtgttcatactcttgagtaagtattgtcttcatgttcttcttaattgtatcagttccctgacaccttatttccagagcatcccatatcttcttagcagtcttgcagttaattaccctgtttgacatttcattatcaatggcactatgcagtaagtgtcgtaccttaacatccttagcaattgatgcgatatcttcagcagtataatcactcttctccattggtacggtctttgctgcttcacctgcaactgcaacaacgagcttggttggtttgtgaggcccttccttgattctatcaagatattctggatctgttgcttccaggaacatggtcatccttaccttccatatgggatattcagatggtctcagtatgggaactctgatggtctcataccgactttgaatttgtgtctttggtggttcttcagttttggtaggcttagttggagtttctgtgtcagacatgattgtgtttggatcttaaactgtatgtgctttaacagataggctctgataccacttgttaggtcacacacactgtagagggggtgaatacagtgtatagtacaatcaaatcgaacttcaatatctcaagtaacagaaaacaaactttattgaaacaataaactatgttacagtatggaactgttacctctcagtgatgaacaaatatcacgagagctgctagggttacaatgaataatcttctcgaatatattaacacctttagtgtaaaccctatgtctgtgtttatatactacacagttacaaaataatcgctaattgatatggaatataattctgcttcctaaaatatatcaatcagatatcttttcttccaagtattctattcttcatagaattccttcttcatgcatatctcttcttatgtttatctcgatcttctttcctttaatcagctactgtccttatctgaatgtacttcagcacttaagttctgatatccatcttctgatgattatctcctgataatataagtactgatatccttaagtcctgacttccagtaagtactgatttatcctgtttaagtaagatctgaaaataaacataaatcatattaaccatgacattatcaaatatatctaacaatgtcATCATCACCACCACAAACCATAAATCACCACCAGAAAATCATCATCACCACCCTCTCCGACCAACAATTTCACCCACCACCTATAAATTACCACCATTATACAAAAATCATCACCATATTCTTATAAACATCACCAAATCATATATTAATCACCACTTTCATCTGCTCCTAACTTCATCTTCTCGGACTTATACCACCGGCATCACCACCACCATTACCACCGTCTACATACCACCAACACCATTTACAAACCCTCCAGATCCGAAAATAATCACCAATTACACAACAAAATTACTGAAAATGAACTGAATAACATGCTACATGATTTGGAATCGAAACTATCCTTCGGGGAAGGAACAAAATACGGCTCAATCGCCGGAAAAATAATGGGGCTCCGGCCATCGATCGTTTTAGacggggagagagagagagggagggagggagaggaTCTGATTTTTTCGGTTTCAGCAGTGGTGGTTGGGGGCGATTGCGGTTGGTGGTGACGGGTGGTGGATGGCTGATGGGTGTGTTGGGTAGAGAGGTGGATGAAATAGATGAagtttaaaataaaaattaaaatgtgTGGTTGTGATTAGATTTAGGGATAAAAATGAGTGGCTGAGATTGAATCTCATATCTCATTTTAATTGGGGTTCTCATTTGAGTAACTCcctataatatagtatagatagatagtATAGATTGATAGATATATTTAATCAAAAAAtgaaaaaaccaaaaaaaaatcaATGTTAAGAATAAATTGAACTTAATCCACCGCTACAAACGTACGAGGAAGTGTGAAACTGTGAATTAAAAATAGGCGAAAGGGGGCGACCACTTTAAACCCTAAAAGCACAATCTTAAAACCCTAGCTTCTCCAAAATGCCAATTAAGCTCTGTGACTCCTCCGATTCTGACGGCGACGACATCTCTAAAATCGAGATTAATCAGGAATTCGCCCGGCGATACGAGCATAACAAGAAGCGCGAAGATTTGCATCGTCTCGAGGAGCTTAAGAAGAAAGGAATCGTCGATGATGATAACGATGACGATGAAGAGGAAGACGATGAAGTTTCGGAAGATGACGGTGTTGATGATTTGGAGTATTTGGATGTTTTGCTTAAGGTTAGGAATAAAGATCCCATTTTGAAAGATAAGGAAGTTAAGTTGTTTGAATCGTATGAGGATGATTATGTGGAGGTgaaggagaaggagaaggagaagaCGAAGGCGAATACGAAAGTGAAGCCGATGTATTTGAAGGATGTGACGGCTAAGCATTTGATTGAGGATGGTGCGGAGATGGGAGAGGATGATTATGAAGGAGAAGAGAGGAGGAATGTGAAGAATGTGGTGGTTAAGAGTTATGTTGAGGAGCAGGAGGAGTTGAAAAAGCCGTTTTTAGACGGAGAGGGGGAGGGTGAAGAGGATGAGGATGGGGAGGGGTTTTTTAAGGTTAAGGAGATGGGTGAGGGGGaagaggaggatgaggaggagaATGTGGAGGAGGTGAGTAAGAAGTTGGATGAGTATTTTGGGGAAGATGAGAAATTGGATGAGAATGCCATGTTTCTGAAGGATTATTTTAAGAATAAGATGTGGTTGGATAAGAGTGATGAGAGGAAAGTGGTTGAGGATGAGGTTGAGgtggaggaggatgaggaggaggTTGAGAGGCAAGAGGATTACGAGAGGGAGTTTAATTTTAGGTATGAGGAGAATCCGGGGGATAGGGTGTTGGGACATTCGAGAGTTGTTGAGGGGTCGGTGAGGAAGAAGACAAATGCTAGGAAGTTGCAGAGGGAGAGGAAGGAGGAGAGGATGGCGCAAGCAGAGTTTGAGAGGAAGGAGGAGTTGAAGTATTTGAAGAATTTGAAGAAAAAGGAGATGACTGAGAAGTTGAAGAAGATTAGGGAGATTGCGGGGATTGGGGATGGTGGGGAGTGTAAGTTGGATTTGTCGGATTTGGAAGATGAGTTTGATCCTGAGGAGCATGATAAGAAGATGAAAAAGGCTTTTAATGATGATTATTACAAGGCGAATGATGCTGACCCGGATTTTACAAGTGACGGAGATGAAGAGGGGGAATTTGAAAAACCTGATTTTGATAGGGAAGATGAGTTACTCGGGCTTAAGAATGGTTGGGATGATATGAATGAGTCGGGTGACGGGTTTAAAGCTGCAAGGGAAAAGTTTTTGAAAAAAGGAGGGGTAGTAGAAAAGGAAGAACAGGTGGATGCTGTTGAGCataaaaagaagaaaaaacaTAAGATGTCTGCTTTAGAGGCAGAGGTAGTTAAAAAAGACTTGGATGAGTATTACAAATTGGATTATGAGGATACAATTGGCGATTTGAAGACACGGTTTAAGTACAGACCTGTTAATGCTAAAAGATATGGAGTAAAGACAAAGGAAGTATTATTGTTGGATGACAAAGAGTTGAACCAGCATGTTCCTTTGAAAAAAATGGCTCCGTACAGGGAGAAGGAATGGAAGGTCCCTCGTAGCAAGATAATCAACTGGAAGCTGAAGATTAAATCACTTCTTGAAGT is a genomic window containing:
- the LOC141712655 gene encoding uncharacterized protein LOC141712655, coding for MPIKLCDSSDSDGDDISKIEINQEFARRYEHNKKREDLHRLEELKKKGIVDDDNDDDEEEDDEVSEDDGVDDLEYLDVLLKVRNKDPILKDKEVKLFESYEDDYVEVKEKEKEKTKANTKVKPMYLKDVTAKHLIEDGAEMGEDDYEGEERRNVKNVVVKSYVEEQEELKKPFLDGEGEGEEDEDGEGFFKVKEMGEGEEEDEEENVEEVSKKLDEYFGEDEKLDENAMFLKDYFKNKMWLDKSDERKVVEDEVEVEEDEEEVERQEDYEREFNFRYEENPGDRVLGHSRVVEGSVRKKTNARKLQRERKEERMAQAEFERKEELKYLKNLKKKEMTEKLKKIREIAGIGDGGECKLDLSDLEDEFDPEEHDKKMKKAFNDDYYKANDADPDFTSDGDEEGEFEKPDFDREDELLGLKNGWDDMNESGDGFKAAREKFLKKGGVVEKEEQVDAVEHKKKKKHKMSALEAEVVKKDLDEYYKLDYEDTIGDLKTRFKYRPVNAKRYGVKTKEVLLLDDKELNQHVPLKKMAPYREKEWKVPRSKIINWKLKIKSLLEVETSDSQRTHKRKYRDDETFKEEEEPHHEESNGDLQNLSKSNKRKQRQAPLKLSEPRLMAYGKIPSKSKSKKQN